Proteins found in one Quercus robur chromosome 2, dhQueRobu3.1, whole genome shotgun sequence genomic segment:
- the LOC126699770 gene encoding uncharacterized protein LOC126699770 has protein sequence MAGNPTKRNQNLYCQYHQKPRHTTEDCRNLKNHLDQLVREGKLNHLLHHSSGQQEQTNVKTRRDTLRPPIGTINVILAALGRTGSHPSRVMLVARLPAEVDNRESKKAKRMASPMLGFLDKDKVETIQPHDDALVVTLRIGGYDVKRVLVD, from the coding sequence ATGGCAGGCAACCCCACAAAACGCAATCAGAACCTATACTGTCAGTACCACCAAAAACCGAGGCACACCACCGAAGACTGCAGAAACCTGAAAAACCACTTGGACCAGTTGGTCCGAGAGGGAAAATTAAATCACCTCCTGCATCATTCCAGTGGCCAACAAGAACAGACGAATGTTAAGACACGGCGGGACACCTTGAGACCGCCtataggcacgataaatgtcattctcgcCGCTCTAGGAAGGACCGGTTCTCATCCTTCCAGAGTAATGTTGGTAGCCCGACTTCCCGCTGAGGTTGACAACCGAGAGTCTAAGAAGGCTAAGAGGATGGCCTCACCTATGCTGGGATTCTTGGATAAGGATAAGGTCGAAACTATCCAACCCCACGATGATGCTCTAGTCGTCACGCTCAGGATTGGGGgatatgatgtgaagagagtgTTAGTCGATTAG
- the LOC126699779 gene encoding uncharacterized protein LOC126699779 produces MDEKSIGAISLQGPTCWKGYIDNAANQKGSGVGLVLISPEGITIEKSLRLGFSTTNNEAEYEALLEGMVMVEKLGGKSVNMFSDSRLIVGQVNGELEARDERMQEYLDQAKRLRSFFDPFSLLHISKSGNTNADSLAMLATSSA; encoded by the coding sequence atggatgaaaaatcgatTGGAGCAATCTCTCTGCAAGGGCCCACCTGTTGGAAAGGGTACATCGATAACGCAGCAAATCAAAAGGGCTCTGGGGTGGGACTAGTACTGATTTCCCCCGAGGGGATTACCATTGAAAAATCGCTGAGACTAGGCTTCTCGACCACGAATAACGAGGCAGAATATGAAGCCCTGCTGGAAGGAATGGTCATGGTCGAGAAATTGGGCGGGAAGTCCGTAAAcatgttctcggactcaagacttATTGTGGGTCAAGTAAATGGTGAATTAGAGGCaagggatgaaagaatgcaagagtacctaGACCAAGCTAAACGCCTGCGGTCATTTTTTGATCCTTTTAGCCTACTACACATATCCAAAAGCGGAAACACCAATGCCGATTCTTTGGCCATGCTGGCCACCTCCTCAGCTTAA